One genomic segment of Oncorhynchus nerka isolate Pitt River linkage group LG16, Oner_Uvic_2.0, whole genome shotgun sequence includes these proteins:
- the cdc42ep4b gene encoding cdc42 effector protein 4: MPILKQLTSNQSKRRSRVDLTAEMISAPLGDFRHTMHVGRGGDAFGDTSFLSTRSGEPPKEPAPEVQQSSPGPVPKPGLLSRTFRSSKRSQSVNRGENALAPPGGSPNFVKNAISLPYLNDEDTGRMGGGPPMPKSVSSSPLKKLPEVEGMRKPVNGAAAMDLEFDERNFGELTDLPPSHLRGGGMKHAESIMSFHIDLGPSMLGDILSVMEKKGWEEDDLGYEEGKGSEGRGSPPLSPPTTEDNVEDQVDLQPPVRPPRSTYPQQKIMADPPYTPPRNYHSHLDSCSFSSSGSAALEEKPLHHLQEGDTDSAKYSSPGVGGEDDKDFSFMDEDEDEIRV, translated from the coding sequence ATGCCTATCCTCAAGCAGCTAACCTCGAACCAGTCCAAGCGTCGCTCCCGAGTCGACCTGACTGCAGAGATGATCAGCGCCCCTCTCGGGGACTTCAGACACACAATGCATGTGGGTCGTGGCGGAGATGCCTTTGGGGACACCTCATTCCTCAGTACCCGGTCTGGGGAGCCCCCTAAAGAACCAGCTCCAGAGGTGCAGCAGAGCTCCCCTGGACCTGTCCCCAAACCAGGCCTGCTGTCCCGAACCTTCAGGAGCAGTAAGCGCTCCCAGTCGGTGAACCGTGGCGAGAACGCGTTGGCTCCCCCTGGTGGCTCGCCAAACTTTGTGAAAAATGCCATCTCCCTGCCCTACCTCAATGACGAGGACACGGGCAGGATGGGCGGTGGTCCCCCGATGCCCAAGAGCGTCTCCTCCAGCCCTCTGAAGAAGCTGCCCGAGGTCGAAGGAATGAGAAAACCGGTCAACGGTGCCGCGGCCATGGACCTGGAGTTCGATGAGCGGAACTTCGGCGAACTGACTGACCTGCCACCGTCCCATCTTCGAGGTGGTGGGATGAAGCATGCGGAATCCATCATGTCGTTCCACATCGACCTGGGTCCCTCTATGCTGGGGGACATCCTCAGCGTCATGGAGAAGAAGGGCTGGGAGGAGGACGACCTGGGATACGAGGAGGGGAAGGGCAGCGAGGGCCGTGGGTCACCCCCTCTCAGTCCTCCCACCACGGAGGACAATGTTGAGGACCAGGTGGATCTACAGCCGCCAGTCAGGCCCCCACGCAGCACTTATCCCCAGCAGAAAATCATGGCAGACCCCCCCTACACTCCTCCCAGGAACTACcacagccacctggacagctgctCTTTTTCCTCTTCCGGCTCCGCCGCTCTTGAGGAGAAACCACTCCACCACCTGCAGGAGGGGGACACGGACAGCGCCAAGTACAGCTCTCCAGGTGTTGGGGGGGAGGATGACAAAGACTTCTCCTTTATGGACGAGGACGAAGATGAAATCAGGGTGTGA